In the Amblyraja radiata isolate CabotCenter1 chromosome 13, sAmbRad1.1.pri, whole genome shotgun sequence genome, one interval contains:
- the LOC116980014 gene encoding mitochondrial ubiquitin ligase activator of nfkb 1-A-like, producing the protein MDRIPVSTVELICLGSSFAFSGLFYYLYRRKRTTVEVLKEAPQFQINKQLVEFLKATPGKCVQYAVVEGITRPVGERLRSHYQDDCTGVMQRLILKEHKLIWNNLARSWSDSERIIHERVNVVPFDLISPEGGKCAVRVINPLEASGPQFETIYERFHQATQGFTDIIGHYLSGEKPKGFLETEEIVRVGATLTGIGELVLDSDKIIKLQPPKDGLEYFLSTMDFPSILKQQESSVKLWKVFTTICTLTGVAVIMVVLHRMYREFNEKQEREEMRRSYERFKESRHAAGVTSVGDEDDIPANACVICLSKPRECVFLTCGHVCCCYDCHRALPTPICPICRSSIVRIVPLYQA; encoded by the exons ATGGACAGGATTCCAGTGTCAACCGTAGAACTGATCTGCTTGGGGTCTAGCTTTGCATTTTCTGGGTTGTTTTACTACTTGTATAGAAGGAAAAGAACAACCGTGGAAGTGCTGAAg GaagccccacaatttcaaatcaaCAAGCAGTTGGTGGAATTTCTTAAAGCCACTCCAGGAAAATGTGTGCAGTATGCTGTTGTAGAAG GAATTACTCGACCAGTTGGAGAGAGATTACGTAGCCATTATCAAGATGACTGCACAGGTGTaatgcaaaggcttattttgaaaGAGCACAAACTGATTTGGAATAACTTGGCTAGGAGTTG GAGCGATAGTGAACGTATTATACATGAAAGAGTGAATGTCGTGCCCTTTGACCTGATTTCTCCTGAAGGAGGAAAATGTGCGGTTCGTGTAATCAACCCTTTGGAAGCATCAGGACCACAGTTTGAAACGATATATGAACGGTTTCACCAAGCCACACAAGGCTTCACTGATATCATTGGGCACTACCTGAGTGGCGAAAAGCCCAAAGGTTTCTTGGAAACTGAAGAGATAGTCCGTGTCGGGGCCACTTTGACAGGGATTGGAGAGCTTGTTTTAGATTCTGACAAGATAATCAAACTGCAGCCCCCTAAAGATGGTCTGGAATATTTCCTAAGTACCATGGATTTCCCTAGCATCCTGAAACAGCAGGAATCAAGTGTCAAACTTTGGAAGGTGTTTACGACCATCTGcactctgactggtgttgctgtaATCATGGTGGTCCTGCACAGGATGTACCGGGAGTTCAATGAAAAACAGGAACGGGAAGAAATGAGGAGGAGTTACGAACGGTTTAAAGAAAGTAGACATGCCGCTGGGGTGACATCAGTTGGTGATGAAGATGATATTCCAGCAAATGCTTGTGTGATTTGTCTTTCTAAACCGCGGGAATGTGTCTTCTTGACCTGTGGGCACGTTTGTTGTTGTTATGATTGTCATCGAGCACTCCCCACACCAATTTGCCCAATTTGTAGAAGTTCCATAGTCAGAATAGTTCCCCTTTACCAAGCATGA